The window AGCCATAACGTCGGAGACAGGGCGGTGAGCCTTGTCGGAAGCCCCGAGCACCGCGACTTTGCCGCCACCACAGAGGGCCACTTTTACCAGTTCATCCTTGTTCAAAATAAAAACCTCCCTTTTTTGAAGTTGCCCCTTGGCACAGGGCCATTTATTGCTATAATAGCATAGCCTTTTGGAGGGTTGACCGAGCGGTCGAAGGTGGCGGTCTTGAAAACCGTTGAGGCGCAAGCTTCCGTGAGTTCGAATCTCACACCCTCCGCCAATAGATAATAAGTAGCCGTCCGGGAGAGTCCAACACCCGGGCGGCTACTGCTTTTTCTATTGAGGTAATCCATGATCGATGTGGCTACAAATGTGGACACCAGATATTGGGGAATAAAGTAAGCCGCCACCTTAACAGGCAGCGGCTTACTTAATCTAGTTTCGGTCCGTAACCGGCCCCTGCAAGAATCCCTGCGAGAAGGGCTTCCATCAAAAGGCTCGGATTATGAAGCTCAGCCAACTCAGCACCCATATTCAGAGAAAGGGTCTTCGACCTTCCGTCGTCGGGAGAGTCTTCTAAAACGGCATAAAACCCGGCTTCGAATCTTCTCCTATCCAAGAAGGAAGCTTTAAGAAGCCAAGCGGTCTCTTGGATCAGTCTATTCACGATAGGAACTATATCAGACTCGGATGTGTAGCGATCTATCTTAATTTCCCCATTCATCGCTTTTTTTATCATGGGATGAGGGGTGAACCAAAGCTTGGGAGGCCTAAAGAAATGTATCTTATATTCATCCCAAACGGATATCATCTCTTTATCCGAGGTCACCAAGGGAGCATCAAACCTTTTCGAGAGAGCCAAGGCAAAGCAGTCGGCGAAGGCCAGCGTCTCTTTTCTCTCGAAAAATTTAGCCTTGAGACATGCGACTTCTTTACACATATCACCATCCACGGTCTCATAGATGTTGACTCCACATTTCCGTAGATCATCCGAAAACTCCTGAACCTTCGATTCACCCTCCTGGCTCTTCATGAGGTCATAAAGCACTTCGCACCAATTTACGGCATGGATAGCGCAATCGTTGTTCACTAATATTTCGGCGACGCAGTCGGAACCCTTTTCGCCCCTAAAAAAGGCTATTAACGAGCAGGCATCCAGGATATAATCTACCATTTTTCTTTAGCAGCTCTTTTTTCTTCAAGAAACTTATCGGAACTGCTCAGAAACTTGCTGTACTTACCGCAAAGTTCATGGATCATCCTAGGGTCTTTCGGCTTACGGATCTCCTCTTTTTCCTCAACATACCTCGCTTCTGTCTCACAACGCATCAGGATCCCTCCTCATATCAGTAGCTTTTTAGGTTTAGGATACCTGCTCTAGCCTGATTATAGCATCGACAACGATTCTTCACCTACATCCCCAAAACCCCGCTCCTTATCCCTTGCAGGGCAGGAGGACGTGAAGGGCCTTGGTGTAGCCTTCCTTCAGGGTCCAGTGGACGTCCCGGATGAAGTCGGCGGCCTCCTTCTTCTTTCCTTTCTCTATTAGCTCCACGATGGTGGTGTGCTCCTTCCAGTAATCCAGTTCCTCCGCCTTGACCTCCGGGGAGTCGAAATTCCTGGCGGGAAAGTTGAACAGTCTGTCGTAGACGTCGTCGAGCTGCTTTCTCAGAGGCACGTTTACCGAAAGGTCGTGAAAAACCGAGTGAAACAGCCTGTTGAGGTCGTATGCCCGGCTGAAGTCGTCTAACTCGAAATCCTTCATCGCCTGGTGGATTATGTCTTTCATCCTGTTTATGTGAACCGGAGCGATGTAGTCGAACACCGATATCATCAGGACAGATTCCAGCCCCGACCCTATCTGATAGATATCCCTGATGGTGTCGACTGTGACCGGGTTGACCATTATTCCCTTTCTGGGGTATATGGTGACGATTCCATCGGCCTCCAGCAATATCAGCGCGTCCCTGAGGGGGGTTTTGCTGATGTTCAAGCTCTCCGCCATGCTAGCCATGTCTATATACCTGCCTGGCTCCAGATTGCCCTGAGCCAGCTCACTTCTCAGATAGTTATATACTTTCTCCCTGAGGGGAGTCCTATCTCTTTCCACCTATGCCACCTCCACAAAGCTTATTATTCCTATATTGTACCAGATAGGCGCTCAGATATTCCTGAGGCCGAATAAACACATACTACCCCTATATCCCGATAAAGGGGTAAAAAACCACACTAGTAAGATAACGGCTAGCTTGAAATATCAATCAAAGATATGATATTTTATATCTAGCCTTGATACTCCATTCCAGGAGGGGGCTTAAAAATCTAGAAAAATGCGTTCAGGCCTTCGGGGACGACCTGGTTCGTCGTGTTGAATAGGTTCGGAGGGGAAAATATGCTGGGATTTGTCGATAACGTCATCATACTGTTTTTCATGATGCTCATTTTGGGGATAGGGTACTACTTTTCAAAGACAGCCAAGGATATGGAGAGCTATTACCTGGCCAACAGAAGTCTTCCATGGTCTCTGGTGGTGGGGACGTTAGCCGCATCGTGGTACGGAGGTATCGGGGTTGTTGGAACGGTGGGGTATGCGGCGGTTTACGGTATATCGACCTGGACGATCTGGTCCATAGGGGCACACCTGGTCAGGATGCCTCTGGCCCTATGGGTCGGCCCTAGGATACAGATAAGGACCGATATCACTGTGCCAGACCTGCTGGAGAGCCTTTACGGACGTAAGGTCGCCCTTATAGGGGCTATCATGATGTTCTTCGTCTGCGCCCAGATCGGGGAGATCACCGCAGTGGGCTACATCGGCCAGGCGGCCTGGGGTGTCAGCAACGTTACCGCTGGGACGATCATGGTTATCATCGTCGTGGTACTGACGGTCCTCGGAGGCCTTATGGGGGTGGCTGTCACCGACATGATTATGTTCTTCTGCATGGTGTTCGGGGTAACTATGGTATTCCCCGGCCTGTTCACCCAGATCGGTGGATGGGAGGGGCTCAGGCAAGCCCTTGGGGAAAACGTAGGTTTAGTGGACCCAACCGGTGGAATGGGCTTCTGGAAGGCGGTCATGCTGGTCATATTCTGCTTCAGCCCCTACGCGGACCCCACTTTCTATCAGCGTTTTTCCGCTTCAAACTCCCCTAAGGTCGGCCGCAGGGCGCTT is drawn from Dethiosulfovibrio salsuginis and contains these coding sequences:
- a CDS encoding type II toxin-antitoxin system VapC family toxin, with product MVDYILDACSLIAFFRGEKGSDCVAEILVNNDCAIHAVNWCEVLYDLMKSQEGESKVQEFSDDLRKCGVNIYETVDGDMCKEVACLKAKFFERKETLAFADCFALALSKRFDAPLVTSDKEMISVWDEYKIHFFRPPKLWFTPHPMIKKAMNGEIKIDRYTSESDIVPIVNRLIQETAWLLKASFLDRRRFEAGFYAVLEDSPDDGRSKTLSLNMGAELAELHNPSLLMEALLAGILAGAGYGPKLD
- a CDS encoding sodium:solute symporter family protein, producing MLGFVDNVIILFFMMLILGIGYYFSKTAKDMESYYLANRSLPWSLVVGTLAASWYGGIGVVGTVGYAAVYGISTWTIWSIGAHLVRMPLALWVGPRIQIRTDITVPDLLESLYGRKVALIGAIMMFFVCAQIGEITAVGYIGQAAWGVSNVTAGTIMVIIVVVLTVLGGLMGVAVTDMIMFFCMVFGVTMVFPGLFTQIGGWEGLRQALGENVGLVDPTGGMGFWKAVMLVIFCFSPYADPTFYQRFSASNSPKVGRRALLTCFCIWIAFDIVICTTGVIVKALHPEAQPEVAYVQVVLANLPVGVRALFIVGLVGAIISTLDSYYLVGGTTLANDIYARYKGVGTLPQKTIVNYTRGAVVLLGVIGLSLAFRFTLVYDAFLFVGSIWMSAAFVPIVGGLVGKGRKTELGGLMGMLVGGATFGILKVFPDITVIEPLVLSLPASFVAWYIGNRFGVDRSDLSVR
- a CDS encoding GntR family transcriptional regulator, producing the protein MERDRTPLREKVYNYLRSELAQGNLEPGRYIDMASMAESLNISKTPLRDALILLEADGIVTIYPRKGIMVNPVTVDTIRDIYQIGSGLESVLMISVFDYIAPVHINRMKDIIHQAMKDFELDDFSRAYDLNRLFHSVFHDLSVNVPLRKQLDDVYDRLFNFPARNFDSPEVKAEELDYWKEHTTIVELIEKGKKKEAADFIRDVHWTLKEGYTKALHVLLPCKG